Sequence from the Rutidosis leptorrhynchoides isolate AG116_Rl617_1_P2 chromosome 3, CSIRO_AGI_Rlap_v1, whole genome shotgun sequence genome:
tgaaaaattaaaaaaaagaaaaaatttcaaaaaaaaattttcaaactttttaaatttttttttttaatttagcatgtcaaattcaatcacatgtgattatcaaaacccaatcacatgtgattgtaaaacacaatcacatgtgattctgtaagtaaaatataatcacatgtgattgaaaaaaaaaatcaaattttttttttcaaaaaaaaatatcaACAGGAaatagactttaattcggtgatttgattaagtttgttagcgtttcgtgatcatatcttcaaaatctcggactttaattcggtgatttgatcaagttttgatcaaaaacttggtgtttaaagattttagcacaaatttactgaaattcgtcattttactaaataaatttttttcaatcacttgtgattgaatttgacatgcacaatcacatgtgattgagttttacaatcacatgtgattgacatgcagaatcacatgtgatttactgcatgtcaattcaatcacatgtgattaaaaaaaatttcgaaaaaacaaaaaaaaaattgaaacaaaataaaaaaaaatttaattttttttttttgaaaaaaaaaatttttaaaaaaatttttttaatttttttttcaatcacatgtgattatcgcgccacatgtcgcactctgattggttccttgaatctcaacttaaaacttggtttcatttgaatatttctccGAACTCATAAACAAAACTTTAGTTAATCTAAATTCTTAACTGTTCGATTCGAATAATAATAAATTGGCTAAATCGGATAATTTAGATAATGTGTGGATCGAAAGCAGTTAATTTGATTAACCGTTTGCGGTAATTTTTTTTAATTGCTGTGTGCCAAATACATTGCAAATTAGTATATAAACGAAGATAAAAGACCGCGCTTCGCTGCGGGGTAGTTTTGGTCAGTTAACGGTGAGTTGATTGAACGTTTAAAAAACAATCGTGAATGATCGGGTAATTAAACGTTTAAAAATAAAGAAATGAAAATGAAAGGGAACAAAAGTTGTAGAAAAAAGCTTCATTGCAGGGTAGTTTGATCGGTTGATTAAACATTTAACTAAACGGTTAACGATCGGTTAATAAAAGAGTTTTTTGATAAATGAAACTAAGTTACCAAAATACCCCCGAAGTTGGGGGTATTTACGGTTGAGCCATCGTGAATAGTAAATGTTTTCATGCGATTTAGTatgatttataataattataataattataatataattataataatttataattataattgtaatattGTAGTAGATAAATAATATTAGTTTTTACGCTCTAAATTCATGTAAAAAGCTCATTAATAAATTAGAAAAAATAAACAATAGCATAACAATACAAAATTTAAGACCCTCCGTTTTCAAATATTTACAGAGTACATTAttcacttattatatatatatatatatatatatatatatggagaagatctagtgagaacttttttagtgtaagAACTCTAGGAACTTCAAAAAACACCTAAATACAcataaattcgagcaaaaaaagaggaattcgagcaaaaatataaaacacggacgaacaaaaatttcatagtcgagcaataaattttttttttcgaaaaaaaatgtagaaccattttttgttcgaatatcaaaatttttgttcgaatatcaaaaaAAGAGTTTAGGATTTTGGATTTAATGTTTTGAGTTTAGTCCCTAAACTCAAAACTCTAAACCAGTTGCTTGCTCATGTGTTAACTTTGGTATATAAGCCTACAGGATCATCAATTGGATTTACAACTTTGGAAGTACCCAGAACACTTTGAAAATGATTAACAAACTGATCACCAGCCTCTACCCCAAAATACCTAACACCATTCATTTTCAATGACCTCAATCCTAGACCTACTTAATCTACCCATTTAAATGTTcataaagtgtcttttttaaatgtgcatattttcttgtgatcttgatgtttgaaaaaaaattcaaaaaaacgaaaagaaaatatTTCCCTTCACTTACCCCCAAAGTGGTTCCCTCTTGattaaagcatatatatatatatatatatatatatatatatatatatatatatatatatatatatatatatatatatatatatatatatatatatatatatatatatatatatatataaaccgtagaGGGATCAAATAAGAACTTTTTTGATTGAGAACCGTGAGAACCACTTAGTCGAGCAAAAAAATTTGGCGGCCGAACAAAAATGGAGCTGGTCGAACAATTTTTCATTTTGATGCATTAGGCTTGGTTCTACATtttatgtagaacatcatgtagaacatgCTGTTCTACACCTGTTCTACACCATTTTTTATCAAAttgagtttagagtttagatttagggtttatatttagggaTTTAGTATTTAgattttagagtttatggtttagatttttagttttagggtttagatttagggtttagaatgagttttttacacgaacggtttagagttgagagttttgggttttgggtttacggagtaaacccaaaaccctataccgagctaaataaaaaaaaaaatttgattttgatgtagaacgtgtgaaattcgaacaaaaatggtgAAATTCGAACTAATTTGGAGAAATTTGAACTTATTTATGTTCTACACAATTATAATTAGAAGAAAATCAGGTCCAATTTGAAAAAAATTTGAAAATTCGAACATGTTCTACATTTTTCTGTTCTACTAGTTGTGTTCTACATTGTCTGTTCTACATTTTCAGCAGCTCACAAAATTGCTCGACCAtgaattttttgttcgtccgtgttttgatTTTTGCTCGACCAtgaattttttgttcgtccgtaATGATAATTTTTGCTCGAATATCACCAAAATTGCTCGAATTTCCTTTTTTTTactcgcccgccactttttttgctcgaatttcagtgtatttggagtgtatttagagttcctagagttctcacactaaaaaagttctcactgaaTCTTCTCCCTATATAAACCAgattatacataccattttagtgATTCACTTTCATTATATGAAAAATCTGTTATTCTAAATATAATTTTGTTATGTATATACAAATTCATTGGTGCGGTGCGGTTAAATCGGTACGATAattttttattttcataatcaaatCACAAATTTCGATTAATTCAAAAATGTTAATCATGTTCAGAGTTATGTGTTTAGTTTAGTTAATTCGATTCAATTTAACGGTTAATTCAGTTATAATTTGATTAATTCGTTTTTTTACTCGTCTCTAAATTCAAAGCCCATTTACTTAATTCATTGTGCTTTCTCTCCACCACATTTCAGCTTCTCAAATCCACTATATAAATCCAAGCCCCTGTTTCCTAACCGCTACAAATTTCATTTTTAACATTTTCACAATGTTGTCTAAAAAAGAATCATTCTTTCTCATAACAATAATCTTTGCAATGGTTCAAACATTCAAACAATTCCCAAACCACCTCCTTAATCATTTTTCTTTCATAAACACTTTCACTTTCAGTTTTCTAACCATCTCAATTCTCACATTATACTTCATGAACAAACCTCGAACCATTTATCTAGTCGACTTTGCTTGTTGCAAGCCGTCTTATGTTTATCGTGTGTCCTTTGCCGCCGCGGTTGAACACGCCAAACTCATCTTAGCCTCAGAGCCCAAAAGTGTGTCTTTCGTACTCAAGATTTTAGAAAGGTCTAATATAGGTGAAGAAACATGTGTACCACCTCAGTTACATTATTTACCACCTGACCCAAATATGAAAGATGCTAGAGATGAGTGTCATATGGTCATTTTCTCAGCCATGGACTCATTATTGCAACAAACCGGGATTAACCCGAAAGATATCGATATTTTAATCGTCAATTGTAGTCTCTTTTCACCAACTCCTTCTATTTCATCCATGGTGGTTAATAAATACAAAATGAGAAATGATATTAAGAGTTATCATTTGTCCGGAATGGGGTGTAGTGCAACATTAATATCTATCGATTTGGCTAAGGATCTACTTCAAGTCCAACCAGATTCGTATGCAGTTGTGATAAGTACCGAAATACTTACTCCAAACTCATACAAAGGTAAAGAAAGATCCATGCTCCTCCCAAATGTTCTGTTCAGAATGGGAGGAGCAGCTATCCTGCTGACCAATAAAAGGTCAGCAGGTCCACATGCAAAGTACAGTCTTTTGCATGTGGTTCGGACCCACAAAGGGTCCGATGAAAAGTCTTATCGTTGTGTCCGACAAGAAGAAGACGACGAAGGTCATGTTGGGATTGAGCTAAACCTAGATCTACTAAGTGTCGCCGACAAGTCTTTGAAGACAAACATCACGGCTATCGGGCCGTTGGTTCTTCCATTATCCGAGAAAGTCTTGTTTGTTGTTAATTTCTTGAAGAGGAAGTTACTTAAACAAGATGTGAAACCCTACATTCCTAACTTCAAAAAGGCTTTTGAACATTTTTGTATCCATGCCGGAGGACGTTTGGTTATTGATGAGCTTCAGAAGAATATGAGGTTGTCCGAAGTCGATGTGGAAGCATCAAAAATGACGTTGCATCGATTTGGAAATACGTCATCATCTTCATTGTGGTATGAACTAGGTTATATTGAAGCAAAAGGGAGAATGAAAAAAGGAGATAGGGTTTGGCAAATAGGGTTTGGAAGTGGGTTTAAATGCAATAGTGGAGTTTGGAAATGTAATAGAGATATTGAACCTTCAAAAAATAGTGCATGGGCTGATTGCATCCACAGGTACCCAGTCTTTCAACCTAAAGTTGTGAAGCTAGCTTGAGATATAATCCTCAAATTATTCTATATTATATTTCTATATAATTAGTTGTGTGGTTGACAGTTTCCATAAGTTgtgaaatgataatttgttaaagtTTTTTCGAATTCAAAtaataaatagtaagtttccagaATTTGTGGGCTGTTTAAGTATTTTGGGAAACTTTTACTCATGTTGATCATCGAGATGGAAAGTAAACATAATCCGCATGTCGTATTTCGGATGTTTGGAAAGTAAAAAGGTGTAAGGATATATGGAAAATACTGTTAAAATGTATGAATGCAAATCATCAGATGGTAGATGTGTAATAGCAGTGAGCATTTAATAATatgagtatttttatttttttaatattatttatatggTAGAATGGTAGATGGTAGATGATAGCAGTTAATTAAGTAGTTTGCGATGGTGTATGTGTACTGACTAGGACATTGACCATGTGCAGTGACTAAATAGCACTGAACAGCTTAATTGCTAGCCAATAAGTTTGATAGTTTTGTTGTATTTGTAAGTGTTATAAATTGAAGTTATTAATTGATGGTTATTTatttattgtaaaaaaaaaaagatttcctATTGATATTACATACGTTATAGTAAATATTCTATTTTAGTGGTCTATAGATATATACACAACATTAAACTTATATTCAGCTTTTGATAGTTGAAACTGATATAACGGATAATTTACAAAGTGAAATTTTCATTTGACAAATATTTTTCCGACCCGCATAAACCAGTAAAGATGCTAATAAATAGGTACACCAGATTCAACATAAATGAGCCCCAAATCAGCAAATAAAtgataatcaagcacacacaaagACACGACACTTTTTACATGAAAAACTACTCAAAAGCGTAAGAAAAAAAATCACGAGACCGGTAGGCTACTGAAAATCTACTATCACCAGCAAAAGAGCAATATAATAGGTCTTCTCTATATTCACTAAAGGCATATAACAATCATCATACTCTGATACTCTTGAAATAAAAAAATCAACAAGATGAAGAGCGTAAAGACAAAAGAGAAATAACTTCACCTAAAACTCTACCACCGGTTGACTGGCTGTAACTCGAGCTAGAAACCACTTGAGACGAATTCAACAGTTGAAAACATCGACACATGTGTCAAAAAGACACCACCCAACAAATGGTGATGATTCAACGGTTGGATCTCTGGGGATCGACTGATTTGTGAGTTGCAGTCTTCAAAAACGAAAATGgggttcttcctctttttcttgatctctcttCTGTCTTGTATGTGTAAAATGGTTGCACACTTGAAGTATTCAAATGCCCTAAGATACAAGACCAAGTCACTTGCATATGGGCCTAATTGTTGGTTTGATCTTGAGTTAACCCGTCCACATATTTTAAAACTCAAAACAAAAAAATCCAACAAATCTCTCCTTTTTCGATTATGAGGAAGAGTTCGCCACTGCGGCGATCGATCAACATATCTTGAGCTTCTCACTTGACAAAGCCTTTGTAAAGATATCAGGACCATTATCATCGGTATAAACTTTTTCACGTTCAAACAAACCTTCTTCAAGACATTCCTAAATCCAATTAAACCGCAAATTAATATGTTTTGTACGCTTATGAAACATAGAGTCCTACTAAAATGAATCACATTCTCATtgtcacaaagaaccacatatcgggAATTCATGAACCCATCCACAATAGTTTTTTGAAGGCTTTCGTTGCTGctgtatactgtagtgacccgaacttttccatgtttatatatattaaatgaaattgttatttacatgattaagtgtttccaacatgttaagcaatcaaacttgttaagacttgattaattgaaataggtttcatatagacaattgaccacccaagttgaccggtgattcacgaacgttaaaacttataaaaactatatgatgacatatatatggatatatatatagttaacatgatattatgataagtaaacatatcattaagtatattaacaatgaactacatatgtaaaagcaaaactactaacttaatgattttgaaacgagacatatatgtaacgattatcgttgtaacgacattaaatatatatatatatatatatatatatatatatatatatatatatatatatatatatatatatatatatatatatatatatatatatatatatatatatatatatatatatatatatatatatatatatatatatatatcatatttagagatattcatacatcatattatcatgataatataataatttgaaatctcatttgatattataaacattgggttaacaacatttaacaagatcgttaacctaaaggtttcaaaacaacacttatatgtaacgactaacgatgacttaacgactcagttaaaatgtatatacatgtagtgttttaatatgtattcatacacttttgaaagacttcaagacacttatcaaaatacttctacttaacaaacatgcttacaattacatcctcgttcagtttcatcaacaattctactcgtatacacccgtattcgtactcgtacaatacacagcttttatatgtatgtactattggtatatacactccaatgatcagctcttagcagcccatgtgagtcacctaacacatgtgggaaccatcatttggcaactagcatgaaatatctcataaaattacaaaaatatgagtaatcattcatgacttatttacatgaaaccaaaattacatatcctttatatctaatccatacaccaacgaccaaaaacacctacaaacactttcattcttcaattttcttcatctaattgatctctctcaagttctatcttcaagttctaagtgttcttcataaattctacaagttctagtttcataaaatcaagaatacttccaagtttactagcttacttccaatcttgtagagtgatcatccaacctcaagaaatctttcttatttacagtaagatgtctttctaatacaaggtaatactcatattcaaactttgattcaatttctataactataacaatcttatttcgagtggaaatcttacttgaacttgtttttcgtgtcatgattctgcttcaagaacttccaagccatccaaggatcctttgaagctagatccatttttctcatttccagtagctttatccagaaaacttgaggtagtaatgatgttcataacatcattcgattcatacatataaagctatcttattcgaaggtttaaacttgtaatcactagaacatagtttagttaattctaaacttgttcgcaaacaaaatttaatccctctaacttgaattttaaaatcaactaaacacatgttctatatctatatgatatgttaacttaatgatttaaaacctggaaacacgaataacactataaaaccggacatacgccgtcgtagtaacaccggggctgttttgggttagttaattaaaaactatgataaactttgatttaaaagttgttcttctggaaaaatgatttttcttatgaacatgaaactatatccaaaaatcatggttaaactcaaagtggaagtatgttttctaaaatggtcatctcgacgtcgttctttcgactgaaatgactacctttacaaaaatgacttgtaacttatatttccgactataaacctatactttttatgtttagattcataaaatagagttcaatatgaaaccatagcaatttgattcactcaaaacggatttaaaatgaagaagttatgggtaaaacaagattggataatttttcttgttgtagcaacgtgaaaattggtaacaaatctatattaatcatatcctagctaacttatattgtattatacatgtattctaatatattatgtaatcttgggataccatagacacgtatgcaaatattttgacatatcatatcgacccatgtgtatatattatttggaacaaccatagacactctatatgcagtaatgagggagttagctatacagggttgaggttgattccaaaaatatatatactttgagttgtgatctagcctgagacgtgtatacactgggtcgtggattgat
This genomic interval carries:
- the LOC139900493 gene encoding 3-ketoacyl-CoA synthase 5-like, yielding MLSKKESFFLITIIFAMVQTFKQFPNHLLNHFSFINTFTFSFLTISILTLYFMNKPRTIYLVDFACCKPSYVYRVSFAAAVEHAKLILASEPKSVSFVLKILERSNIGEETCVPPQLHYLPPDPNMKDARDECHMVIFSAMDSLLQQTGINPKDIDILIVNCSLFSPTPSISSMVVNKYKMRNDIKSYHLSGMGCSATLISIDLAKDLLQVQPDSYAVVISTEILTPNSYKGKERSMLLPNVLFRMGGAAILLTNKRSAGPHAKYSLLHVVRTHKGSDEKSYRCVRQEEDDEGHVGIELNLDLLSVADKSLKTNITAIGPLVLPLSEKVLFVVNFLKRKLLKQDVKPYIPNFKKAFEHFCIHAGGRLVIDELQKNMRLSEVDVEASKMTLHRFGNTSSSSLWYELGYIEAKGRMKKGDRVWQIGFGSGFKCNSGVWKCNRDIEPSKNSAWADCIHRYPVFQPKVVKLA